The Streptomyces sp. NBC_01353 genome contains a region encoding:
- a CDS encoding DUF6114 domain-containing protein: protein MSAESTASRGVPSENRFRNWRGQRPFWAGLLTILGGVPIAYLPYGDMRLGNMTIAIATTAGAGALIIGVLLITLGLTMWFQPIVRVFAGVAAIVLGLVSIPVSNFGGLVIGFLLSLIGGGMSIAWAPGVPVEATAEAEALQGEYENDGQPHGAEAQEETQAVAFEKAPVPEQRAAEDAQATETTIDANGGRNSAG, encoded by the coding sequence ATGAGCGCCGAGTCCACTGCTTCCCGCGGAGTCCCGAGCGAGAACCGTTTCCGTAACTGGCGGGGCCAGCGGCCCTTCTGGGCGGGCTTGCTCACGATCCTCGGCGGCGTACCGATCGCGTATCTCCCGTACGGCGACATGCGACTCGGCAACATGACGATCGCCATCGCCACCACGGCCGGAGCAGGTGCGCTGATCATCGGCGTCCTGCTCATCACGCTCGGTCTCACGATGTGGTTCCAGCCCATCGTGCGGGTGTTTGCCGGCGTCGCGGCGATCGTGCTGGGGCTTGTCTCCATCCCGGTGTCGAACTTCGGCGGCCTCGTCATCGGATTCCTGCTCTCCCTGATCGGCGGCGGGATGTCGATCGCCTGGGCGCCCGGCGTCCCGGTGGAGGCGACGGCCGAGGCGGAGGCCCTGCAGGGCGAGTACGAGAACGACGGTCAGCCGCACGGAGCCGAGGCCCAGGAGGAGACCCAGGCGGTCGCCTTCGAGAAGGCCCCGGTCCCGGAGCAGCGTGCCGCGGAGGACGCGCAGGCGACCGAAACGACGATCGACGCCAACGGCGGGAGGAACAGTGCGGGGTGA
- a CDS encoding DUF6230 family protein → MKSQVRGGTRWKRFAVVMVPSVAATAAIGVGLAQGALAASFSISGQEFKVRADSLVGKDFVQYGNVVSGKDLEGKPFAQPVGVSGFSEAWITNMCQSVVTPNVPFLGNVSLELRAGTDSKNPVYAKDIYLDVSSLDADAEFGNIDIGVAAGALPKADGKPGIQPGTKANPYGFSQRAETAKLTDVKQKAWATTAATFKLPDLKLKLHTGAPKECFTE, encoded by the coding sequence ATGAAGTCCCAGGTTCGTGGCGGGACCAGATGGAAGCGGTTCGCCGTTGTCATGGTGCCGAGTGTGGCCGCGACGGCCGCGATCGGTGTCGGCCTGGCTCAGGGTGCGCTTGCCGCGTCCTTCAGCATCTCCGGCCAGGAGTTCAAGGTCAGGGCCGACAGCCTTGTCGGTAAGGACTTCGTCCAGTACGGCAACGTCGTCTCGGGCAAGGACCTCGAGGGCAAGCCGTTCGCCCAGCCGGTCGGTGTGTCGGGCTTCTCCGAGGCCTGGATCACCAACATGTGCCAGTCCGTCGTGACGCCGAACGTGCCGTTCCTCGGCAACGTCTCGCTGGAGCTGCGGGCCGGTACGGACAGCAAGAACCCGGTGTACGCGAAGGACATCTACCTCGATGTCTCGTCCCTCGACGCGGACGCCGAGTTCGGCAACATCGACATCGGTGTGGCCGCGGGCGCGCTCCCGAAGGCCGACGGCAAGCCCGGCATCCAGCCCGGCACCAAGGCCAACCCGTACGGCTTCTCGCAGCGCGCCGAGACGGCCAAGCTGACGGACGTGAAGCAGAAGGCGTGGGCGACGACCGCCGCCACCTTCAAGCTTCCCGACCTCAAGCTGAAGCTGCACACGGGCGCTCCCAAGGAGTGCTTCACCGAGTAG